Proteins encoded by one window of Vibrio panuliri:
- the rluA gene encoding bifunctional tRNA pseudouridine(32) synthase/23S rRNA pseudouridine(746) synthase RluA — protein sequence MAMLEYNPPREPWVEIVYEDEHILAINKPSGLLSVPGRLPEHHDSAWSRVQETHPDAQIVHRLDMDTSGLMVLAKHKRAESALKKQFQYRLTHKVYYARVWGHVEQSEGVLEFPLICDWENRPRQKVCYETGKPSKTLFQVAKYEEKTTIVRLLPVTGRSHQLRVHMQALGHPIVGDEFYSEGEAFSCSDRLALHAAELSFYHPRSHWLRSIFVPCDFYPEAEEMLFNYFDPVRKLPDYKTLPRP from the coding sequence GGCAATGCTGGAATACAACCCGCCTCGCGAACCTTGGGTTGAAATCGTCTATGAAGATGAGCATATCCTAGCGATCAATAAACCATCAGGGTTACTGTCAGTGCCGGGCCGTTTACCTGAGCACCATGACAGTGCTTGGAGCCGCGTACAAGAAACGCATCCTGATGCTCAGATCGTTCATCGCCTTGATATGGACACGTCAGGTCTAATGGTTCTAGCAAAGCACAAGCGTGCCGAGAGTGCGCTGAAAAAGCAGTTTCAATACCGTTTAACGCACAAGGTTTACTATGCTCGAGTATGGGGACATGTTGAACAAAGCGAAGGTGTGCTAGAGTTTCCACTGATTTGTGATTGGGAAAACAGGCCGAGACAGAAAGTGTGTTATGAGACAGGGAAACCGTCAAAAACGCTTTTTCAAGTAGCGAAATACGAAGAGAAAACGACTATCGTAAGATTATTGCCTGTCACTGGTCGCTCTCATCAACTTCGTGTCCATATGCAGGCGTTAGGACACCCCATAGTCGGTGATGAGTTCTACTCAGAGGGGGAAGCATTTAGCTGTTCTGACCGATTGGCCCTGCATGCTGCTGAGCTCAGCTTTTATCATCCACGTAGTCATTGGCTTCGAAGCATCTTTGTTCCATGTGACTTTTATCCGGAAGCAGAAGAGATGCTGTTTAACTATTTCGACCCTGTGCGAAAATTACCGGACTACAAAACGCTGCCAAGACCATAG